A single genomic interval of Malania oleifera isolate guangnan ecotype guangnan chromosome 11, ASM2987363v1, whole genome shotgun sequence harbors:
- the LOC131168083 gene encoding cytokinin dehydrogenase 1-like, protein MGSPSYGILKTLNDVIVVLLLSCFYYRHTLCFEGRLEYVIDTNMKDLQEAASDYGNLTHNLPSELLRQASVKEISEKLTSIFRQGSQSETTVAARGNGHSTHGQAQALNGVVIEMQSLRTPKMQVNTGAQPSVDVSGGELWINVLSETLKYGLSPRSWTDYLYLTVGGTLSNAGISGQAFRFGPQIDNVYQLEVVTGRGDIVTCSEKLNSNLFYAVLGGLGQFGIITRAKIAIQTAPQMVKVIRADYSNFSMFSKDQEDLISREDTFDYIEGFALVNATTRTTLYRIELAKYFNTNERAATEQEIDRLLSGLSYIPSTLNKSEATYMEFLDRVHTTELQLQKQGLWEVPHPWLVLMVPKSKIQVFADEVFNKIIDTEINGPLIIYPVNTSKWKKNTSLVTPDESVIYLVSILSAVFPSSTTADSLQRILAQNQRILDFCETAQLGTKQYLGFEKNQSQWQAHFGPARWEAFKRRKSIYDPLAILAPGQGIFTKGEPIT, encoded by the exons ATGGGTTCACCGTCTTATGGCATTCTTAAAACACTGAACGACGTTATCGTGGTTTTGCTCCTGAGTTGTTTCTATTACAGACATACTCTCTGTTTTGAAGGTCGACTTGAGTACGTAATCGACACCAACATGAAAGATTTGCAGGAGGCAGCCAGCGACTACGGCAACCTAACCCATAACCTTCCGTCGGAACTTCTGCGTCAAGCGTCTGTCAAGGAGATTTCCGAGAAGTTAACGTCTATTTTCCGGCAGGGTTCGCAGTCGGAGACGACCGTCGCCGCCAGAGGCAACGGCCACAGCACCCACGGGCAGGCACAAGCTCTCAACGGCGTGGTTATTGAAATGCAATCGCTGCGGACGCCAAAAATGCAGGTTAACACCGGTGCTCAGCCGTCGGTGGACGTCTCCGGCGGCGAACTATGGATAAATGTTCTGAGTGAGACGCTTAAATATGGGTTGTCGCCCAGATCTTGGACGGATTATCTTTATCTCACCGTTGGTGGCACTTTGTCGAACGCCGGAATTAGTGGGCAGGCTTTTAGGTTTGGACCCCAAATCGACAACGTCTACCAGCTGGAAGTTGTTACAG GAAGAGGAGATATAGTCACTTGTTCAGAGAAATTGAATTCCAACCTTTTTTATGCTGTTCTTGGAGGGTTGGGACAATTTGGCATTATCACTCGAGCAAAAATTGCTATTCAAACAGCACCACAAATG GTGAAAGTGATTCGAGCAGACTATTCAAACTTTTCCATGTTTTCCAAAGACCAAGAAGATTTGATATCACGTGAGGATACATTTGACTATATTGAAGGGTTTGCCTTGGTGAACGCTACTACTAGAACAACTCTTTACCGCATAGAACTGGCCAAGTATTTTAATACAAATGAGAGAGCTGCTACAGAACAG GAAATTGACAGATTGTTATCTGGATTGAGTTATATTCCATCAACGCTTAATAAATCAGAAGCCACATATATGGAGTTCCTCGACAGAGTGCATACTACCGAGTTACAACTCCAAAAACAAGGTTTATGGGAAGTCCCTCACCCATGGCTAGTCCTTATGGTTCCCAAAAGCAAAATTCAAGTATTTGCAGATGAAGTCTTCAACAAAATTATCGATACCGAAATCAATGGTCCCCTCATAATCTACCCAGTTAACACATCTAA GTGGAAGAAGAACACTTCTTTGGTGACCCCAGATGAAAGTGTCATATACCTCGTGTCCATCCTCTCGGCCGTATTTCCATCGTCTACAACAGCAGATAGCTTGCAACGCATTTTAGCTCAAAACCAACGAATTCTAGACTTTTGTGAGACAGCCCAACTTGGTACAAAACAGTATCTAGGGTTTGAGAAAAACCAATCACAATGGCAAGCCCACTTTGGGCCAGCTCGTTGGGAAGCTTTCAAGAGGAGGAAGTCAATCTATGATCCTTTGGCAATCCTTGCCCCTGGTCAAGGAATCTTCACAAAGGGAGAACCCATCACCTAA